TTGCCGCTCTTCGGGTGGTAGGATTTTCCTACGTGCTCGCTGGCGTGCATTTCTTTCTTGCCTCTCATCTAGCGTCAAACTTTGCCTACGTACTCGCTGGCTTGCATTCCTCTCGTCAAGTGTCATGCGTTGTCTTTTCTCTCTTCTCTGTGCATTAACCCTTTCCTTCTCATTTGGTGTTAAATTTTGCCGACGTGCTCTCACACGTTCTCGCCTTGCTTGGATTTGTTGAGGGGTACGGCTAGCATATCTTAGTGCTTCGCGTGTACGCTTTCACCCTACAGTATTTTACGATGAATTAATTAAGTGGGTAAACAAAATTACATAAGCACACACTTTCGCCTTATAGACTTACCTTTGGAGCTTTCTCCTCGCTCCAAGTACTCAATTGATGTCAGCATACCATTATTAGTAGGAAAAATCACAGCTGATTGGTTTGTCACTTCATCATCCGAAGAAGACGAGTAACTCAAATGCGTCACACATGTCGGCTCGCGTATAAATAGACCTGTCTGAGTCGGTGGCATGCCATTGGGCCCAGTTTTGTGGGACTTATTATTGTCATCGACCACTGTGTTATTTAAAGTTGAACCAATAGTCAGATAATACAAATATATGCAAACAGATTGTTCCGCCAAGCGATAAGGGACAAGATAGCAACCTTTTTGTTTTCCTTTATTGCTTTGTTGGCACGAGGATTGTAACATTTGGGCGCAAGACCTGATTATTTCTCCCCAAAACAGAAGAGTATGAGGTTAGCCAAATGAATTAAAAGCTCAAAACACAAAAGCTAATAGGAATGTTATATGTAATCTAACAAGAATACTATTCTTTGCCAAAAGATAACATGATAATTTGTTTTAAGCCAacgacatgtatgataaatttaGAGCAATTTATATTTAGATCTGAAATTGCACATATGATAAATTTCATCATCATCAAGTAACAATATGAATAAAACAAATGATATGCAGATGTATGGTAGCCAAAAACTACAAATCAGAACATAGTAGTATACATAAGTGATCAAGTATGAATTTTTCACAGCATTTCCATAGAACCTATCACAATAATTTCCAAGCATGTCTAATAATAGGCTTCACAACTTCCAGTCAACAGTGGGAGTATGAAGCATGATGCACTCGCACATACTGAATATTCAGGCTAACTCACCCAGTATGTCCTGACCTTGTGATTATTCAATTTCACACCTAAATCCAAGGGTTTCTCCTGGAGACTTCTAATTTCTGAGCTTGATGAGTATCTTTTGGACCTGCCATGTGGATCGTCATTTTAAAAAACAGTGATTCGGTGAGAAAAAAATTCCAATTGTAGTTGGAGCTGCCACTGAGTATTTATGTGCATATTTAGTACCAATGCATATTTACTATTTGGTTAACTTAAGCAACTATACTTCAAGATTTCAATTGTAAGCAATATCGCAATACAAGTATAATGTGGTACTACAAAAGTATAAGATCAATTGACAAGAATGTGGCTATCTGTGGTCCAGCAATCTATGCCAATAGATGAATAAAAAATCAAACTGCTATTATATTCGCTAATTATCAGTGCTAGCATTTATTGTGTAAAAATCATATTAGAATAGAAGTGGGCTAGCATAGCAATCTAAGCATAGTAAACCATTCCTCTAGTATTAATATTGGAAAAAGGTACTGGTGCTTGATCTCCTAATCAGATCAGTCATTTCTGTCATTGCACATCTACAATTGCACAAGTAAGAAGATCCACCCATACCTTGGTCCTTCACGAAGTAGAACAGAAGACAAAGTCCTCACAATCCGTTCAATCTGAAGAATGCCGTGACCAGCGTTTGGCTTCTTTGGGTGCAGCAGCGAGAGTCCCATTTGCTTTATATTGGTCTTCAATAGTAGTTTCTAGACAGCTCCACATTGGCGCGCGGATTTGAACTCAGAGTGCTAGAAAATTTGATATATATAGGCCTGCAAGGATGGTTTCTAGACAGTTCCGCCTGGGCGCGCGGGTTGGCGGAAAATTTGAATTTGGGAGGCGGCATATGGGTGGACAGGATGACAGTAGCCAAGAATAGCGCGCCGGTGGGGAAGGGCAAGGAGTAGTATGtggcggcgccgccgccgctgtgaATGAGCAGCTCGTAGCCGGCGGCGTACTTGGGGTAGTCAGCGTTGGAGGAGAGGGTGAAGGGGGCGGATGAGACATCGAGGAGGGGGAGGTGGTGGCGATGGTGGGCGGAGGTCGGTGGGAACACTACCGCAGAGGAAGAGGCAGAAGATCTGTCGGTGGCGGACCAGCGGCGGAGGAGACGGGTGAGACGGTGGAGGGGACGGCAAGGGGGTGAGAGGTGGCAGTGATGATCTACGCTAAGTCTGCAGCAGTAGAGGAGGAGGCAGTACAGACGTCGTtaggcggacggcggcggcggcctgctTGCCGAGGTTGGCATCGGATGAGACGGGGGAAGGGGGCAGAGCCACGGAGGAGACGGCGAGGAGGATGGGGTCGTCGCGACGGTGAGAGGTGGGGCTGGTAGAAGGCATAaggcggggggagggggagggggcaggggTTGAACGGCGCCGGCAGCTGCCACATCGCCGGATCGATTCCAGCGCTGCCGGCGGCGGTTCGTACGGTGCCTCCCGTTCTGGAGAGGAGATGGATAAGGTCGATAGTTGTTTTTTTTTTACCTGGTGGGGGTGGGGCAGAGACTCGAACAGGAAAGATAGACTGAGGGGGCTTATCTGCAAATGTGTGATGCAGCGGGTGTTTTTTGCAAAATGTACCACAGATTGATTACAATGCGTTGGATGCAGAACCGATGGTTGAAATTGAAGCaaggcaggcacaccatcatcaccaactcgtatttttataggagtagagatatATTAGTACCTGCCTTCTTGGTGTACAGAAATCAGGAATATTTCTGTATTATAGTAAaaaaatcagtttgtctaattcacatctagatgttttttaaggatgtcacatctaagctTCTACAAATATATAATGCAACACCAGAAACAAAAAATACTAGGATAAAAAGAATAGACCACAAATAAAGTGAACATCAACTTAGATGTAaaataactatgtcacatctagatgttccTAGACAGACAAAAAAAAAATAAAGAATTAGTCAACGCCCACCCAAAGGATGAGTCCGATCCGAAGACAAAATAGTTTAAAAAATTTTGAAGAAACCAGATCGGATCCAATCAACCGACCGACCTCACCTATCTCTAAGGATCCGCTTATAAAATCGGTTGTGCCGATGAGACCAAGTCCCGGATTGATCGATCGCGAAGAAAAGTGGCAGAAGGATTTTACGGCAGATGAGCGGCGACAGCGACTACCCGGCGATGAGGCGCGTCCGATCGCCGAGGCGCCACCGCCGTCGGTGGCGGAGCGATCTCAGCGAAGACGAGGAAGAACCACATCGTCGCcgtagcagcagcagtagcagcgaTAGTAGCAGCGGACGTAGCAGCAGCAGTAGcgatagtagcagcagcagcaacagccgCCGGCGTTCGCGAAGAAGCTACCGGAGCAGAAGCAGGAGCCCGAGTCCGAGACGCAGCCGTAGCAGAAGCCGAAGcaggagccggagccggagccatGGTGCCGCAGCTGACAACGAGTTCACCGTGCGGATCGACAACTACGACGAGCTCTTCAACTGCGCCTTGTGCCACGGCCTTCTCTCCTCTCCCGTCTACGAGGTACGTACCTTCATCCACCGAGCCTAACCTAACAGCAACCAATCCATCTACTACGTAGGTACGTACTCATTTTCTGGATTTTTCATGTCCTGAACTCCTGATCATATGGTTTCATGTCGCAGTGCGGCAACGGGCACCTGACCTGCCACCGTTGTTACGATCTGGGCCTCATGCCGTGCATCCGCTGCGGCTCCAAGGACTACACCCGCAGCCGCGCCGTCGCCACGATGGTCCGGTCCGTCCGCTTCGCGTGCCGCAACCGCGAGCACGGCTGCGCTGCGTCCCTGCCGCGGCTCGGCGTGGAGGACCACGAGCGCTCCTGCCGGTACGACCCCTGCTTCTGCCCCGTCTGCAAACGCGCCTTCGTCCCCGGCGCCGACCCCGACGCGCTCCAGGAGCACCTCACCGGACGCCACGCGTGGCACCTCCACTACCTCACCTACGGCGAGGAGGTCTTGGTGGACGTGGACCCGCACCGTCACGCCCTCCTCCGCGCTGACGACGGCGAGCTGTTCCACCTGGACCTCAACCGCGTGCGGAGAACGCACGCTGACGAGGACGGCACGTCGATCTCGGTGATCCGCATGCGGCCCGACAACGCGGTGGGGGCAGAGGCGGAGTTCTCGTACGAGGTGAAGCCACCGGGCGCGGTGCGGCGGATGAAGGCGCCCGTGTGGAGCTCCTCGCTGCGCCGAGGGATGGAGGATGGGAATAGGATCTTTGTCACCGTGCCGGAGGCCGGGCGGCACTGGCACCTCGTCAACGTGTGCATCTGGAGGCTGCCCGCACGGAGCTAATATAAGAAGGTCTCTCTAGAATCTAGATGCACGAAAGCTCTTGTTCACCTTTTTTTTAGGGGAAGCTAATATAAGAAGAACCTCGTCGTCCTCGTGGTGTCATGAGATGGCCGGTGCAGATATGGTCACTGTAATAGTTTGTCGATCCAAGATATGATCGCTTTGGTTTTTTTCTCCTCGCCTATACGCATAgctttggtcttatatgactttgctatCTGCCAGCGTTTTttttatgtgtgtgtgtgttggtgttggctgtgtgcatcctagctatgcagaggccgggtgtgtgctcatcttgtttgtatctccttgatgcttcattttgagtCAATAAAATCCATCCTTTATTGAAAAAAAATTAATTACAGTTAACTAAAGAGCATAGAGCAGTTGCTTAGAGATATGTAGAGTTGATCGGATCCGAAATTTGTAGGAATTTTGTCTTCTGAACTGAAGGAGGTGAGTTTTACCTTCcttttttttactattttttcTAAGAGAGGAAAACCATGCAAAAATCAGGAAGATAAATGTTACTGATCTGGCAATGGAGACATGGCAAATTTAGCGTTTATGCAATGCAGAGAAGAGAAACCAGGTGAAGATATAAGGGTTTGTACTACCGCAGCTCTTAGATCAAATATTAATTCAATAGAAGTACTATTCATCTTACTAACTACTCAAACTAATTTTGAGTTCTAGGTTATTTACTGATCTTTCATTGGCACTTTAATTAATCAGTACATCCAAAGCTACTTTGCATAACCAAGAGCAGCCCCAGTCATGACACTAACGAGTTCGTAATTAGGATTACTTCTACCATTACAAATGAAAACAAGCTACATAACAAAACAATCTTCTAAACTCAGTCTACTTCCTCCTGTTACATGGTAATTAAGCAGCACAGAGCAGTCACTGTAAGTGATAGTAGTTGCAAGGAACCTACATCTGTGACCCAAAACAATTTGAAAATCCCGATTTTTTTTGGAAGATGTGAACATTTTTTGTTTAGGTGAACAAAAGATGGAAAATTCAACGTTTTTCTAGAACTCTGAACCTTTTTGTAAAATGCTACCAATTTTTGAAAAATGCAAGTAGTTTCTAAATGCCGACCAAATTTTGGAAACACAGGTTTTTGAATATTTGGAACGATTTGTTAAATTAGTACAATCAGAAACAAAAATGGAAGAGAAGAAAAAAGTAAaacaaaaaccaaaaaaataaaaagaacgGTTCACGAACCTTCTAGAAGGTATGCAATACCGGGAAAACCGGCTGCGAACCATCTGGAAGCTTCCCAAAACCGGAACTCCCAGCTTTTTTTTTAGCAACTGCATCCTTTATTAAGCGTTCAAACACATAGGGATACAGATGATATCGGGCAAAACACTAAGCCACACATGGCGCCCGGGACTAAGAGAAGCAGCTGCCCAATAGATCGCCCTCCTGTGCGTTCCGTTCGACCCTTTGATGCAGAGAGCGTCAAATAGGGTTGTCCTTGAGAAAGGCTTGCATTCCTTTTTGCCAGGTTTTATCCTTATGTTTTTCTACTTTCtatttcctttttttgtttttttggttctctctcttttctttttctttcttcttttattttgtgttaaaattcatgatttttagAAACGCCCAATTTAAGTGTACAAATATTTTAAATTTAAATAAGTTTCAAAGACACATGGAAATTTACTCGACTACATGTTAAATAATTTCTTAATACACTTTAAACACTTTTGCaacatgttgaacattttttagTGTGCGTCGAACGTTTTAGAGTACATGTTGAACATTTTAAAAAATATGTGGTCGGTGAATATTTGTAATATATTGTGAATATATTTTTAATTCATGGTTGTAGAGAAAATATTTGATGCTACCAAGTTTGATTAATATTATGCCGCAACATATATAGAGTACAAGAGGCGACCAATATCTCAACCGTATCCTCAATACAAGGAAGGGATCGGGAGATATGGCGTGATAGGAAAGAATATGAACAAATCCTAACATGCCTAATGTACATGCAATATACATATATTCAACAATGGTTAACACTTTTTTATATGTCACGGACATTTTCCCAAAATTGCTCGAACAAAATTTTACATTCAAGAAGATATATTATCAATTACATGAATATTCTTTTACATTTTAACGAACCATTTTTTAAAATGTCATTAACAAATTACTAAGCATGTGAACATTTAAAAAAAACTGTGTGTATGTGCGGTCTCCCATTGGCACTTCCACAAatcagtactccctccgtcccaaaattcttgtcttagatttgtctaaatatggatgtatcaagtcacattttagtattagatacatccgtatctagactaatctaagacaaaaaatttgggacggagggagtacatccgAAGCTATTTTGTATAACAAAGAGGAAACTCATTCATGACACTCATGAGGTTGGAGTTAGGATAACTTGTACCATTCCAAATGACAACAAGCTACAGAGTAGAACAATTGTCTTCTAAACTCACTCTACTTCCTGCAGTTAATTAGTTGCTTATAGATAGGTAGAGCTGATCGGATCCGGACAGGGTGCTGCAAAAATTTGTTGGAATTTGTCTTCTTTTTGAAAAAGGAGGATAACCCCCAGCCTCTGCATCGAGCGATGCACACTTCTAAGATGGAAGGGTTTGAgatctcccttccctttttcgtTAACGGGAGATTTTTCTGAGAGAGGAAACCATGCAAAATCTTGAAGATCAATGCTAATGATCTGGCAATGGTGAGCGTCTGTGCAATGCAGCACCAAGTGGAGATATAATGGTTTATCTGCCACAGTTCTTGGTTCAAATACCAGTTCAATGGTAACGTCCATCTTACTAGCTAATACGTAGTCAAACTTGACAAATGAGTACAATTTTGAGTTGCAAGATACTGATCTTCCATTGGGACAACTGAGTTACATAAGATACATAACAAGACAACAAGCTAAGCAAAGATAAATTCTACTACCACTACAAACGGCAAcaagctactccctccgttcggaattacttgtcacagaaatggatgtatctagacgtattttagttctagatacatccatttccgagacaagtaattccgaacggagggagtacataacaaGACAACTGAGTTCTAAACACATTTTAGTTCCTCCAGCTGATGGTGATTAAAGAGCATTGGGCAACATCTAGCTAGCTGTTTCACCATATGCAGTCATTGACAGTGGTGTTAGCCGAGTGGCCCAAAAGGCTCTGTCCATATATAGCTTCCAGCTGAGATCCCTATGACGCCACTCTGTCGATGCGGATGTGTACAGTGAGTTCACCAGATGAGGTCTCGGCGAATTCCAGAGGAACCAGCAAGAAGAAGTTGCCCATCTGAACTCCACCCGCCAGCGAGCTGCTTGACACATGAGGATCCTTCTGGAACACAAGCCTCCCATCGGTTTTCCCACCAGCAACACCATGAGCAGCCGAGATGTTGCACGAATAGCTCGGTTCAGACTCGTGGGGCCTGACGCAGACCACGGCGAGAGCACTGCCGATGCTGGTCAGGGTGTTGATCAGGAGGAACAAGGACATGTCCTCCCCAACTAGAAGCGTGAACCGGCGGTCTCGTGCCAAGAGGATCTTCAGTGGCTTGTTGTAACCCAAGTTGGTCGGCGACCATCCATGTGCGGTGACGAAGTGGTCCAGCAGGCAACATGCCGGCGCTTTGAAGGCACAGTCATCCTCTGGGCAGTAGCATGGAGCATGTGGgcatgaactctcatgcttctcTTTCTGCTGGTAGCTGACGTACTCGTTGCAGCCGTATGTTTGGTTCGAGCATGGCACTTTCATGGCGTCGATGAACTGCTCGAGCTCGACGCAACGGGAATAGCTGGTGCTTTTGCAACACAGAGCGCAGAATGTACCCAGCCTCAAAACGTGCCCAACCTCACGTAGCTTTTCCGGGCACTGAGAACACAAAACGTGCCCAGCCGCACACTGAAGAAACATAAGAAAGTTAGCATAAAGATCAGCAGCAACAAAAAAAAGGATAATGAACTGGAGAAAATACAACAAGAGTGTGCAATGCCTCTCCACAGTCCTTTCATCAGTTATTAACAACTGAGTGCAATGCAAGCAGAAACATGAAAGATATCAGTCATCAACATAGTAAATCATAAGCATTTCACTACCAACGACTAGAGAAATAACAGGCTGCTCGTAAGTTATGTTATGGAAAATTATATTCAGTTGTGAAACGAACAACTAAGATCCTACATAGTAAGTGAGCAGCTAAAGTGGCATTTGATTACAACCCAGCAAATTGGAAACTGCGTTCTGACTGCTACAAATTCAGTTTTCAGATACCAGCAATCAGGATCCTAcatggtactccctctgtaaactaatataagaacgtttagatcactaaaatagtgttctaaacgctcttatattagtttacggagggagtaccattttgTTATCCTAGCAAGAACAGCATGAGCCAAACAAGTAAATGGAAAACATGTTTCTTTGACAAGCAAAAAGGGAAAATGCAATTTATGGCAACAAATGTTGATCCACTGACATTCTTAAATTTCAGAGAAAGCAGCAGGCAACTTTCAATTTTGCCCATGCAGTATTTACTGCTAACCAGGGAGAAGAGGTTCTTATTTTTACTCCCAACAACAATCAGGAAAACGTCTACATCGATGCACTCGGAAGAAGAAAGTGCAGCATGCATACAGTTCATAACAGAGCGCATTGCGTGCAGAAACAGGAAGCATACTATCAATCATCCACATATTTTTCGACAAAGATCAATCATCTACATAGTAAGGGATAGCTAAGTTATGCAATGGAAAACATATTCAGTTTTTGAGGCACCAACAATTAAGAACCTACAGAGGAGTAATAAGAGAGCAGCTTAATACCATGTTCAGCTTTCAGACACCACCAATTAAGGTCCTACATAGTAATAGACCATCTAAAATAGCATTCCACTACTACCCACTAGATTGGAAATTCAGTCATAACTGACACAGTTTCGGCTTCGAGACACCAACAGTCAACATCCTACAAGCTCCAATGTAGGAATCCACTGACATGTTGTTCCACTGACATTATGCCTCCTAAATTTCAGAGCAAATAGCAGGCAACTTGGCCAACCATCTATAAGCAGTATGTGCTAAACTAGCATGTCACTACTACAGACTAGATTGGAAACTGGGTCCTAACAGCTACATATTCAGTTTGAACACGACCGATCAAGACCCTACAAGGTGCCACTTGTTCATCCTACCAAAAGCAGCAGCATCCAGAAAAGTAAATGGAACTACTTCTTCTTTGAGAATCAAACAAGGAATAACTGCAATTTAAATTTATGCCACGGAAATGCTAATCCACTGCCTTATCACATACTAATTTCAGAGAAAATGGCAGGCATGTTTCAGCGTGCACTACGTGCTACAGCAGCCTAGAATTACTACGAGGGAGAGAAGCATCTACATCAATATTTACTCTTAAGTATCCATCCACCCAGAAAAAAAAAAGTAAACACAGGAACAAAGATCGAATGCGGTGGGTGCCGATGGAGCAATCTACATCGATATACTCTTACAAAGAAGAAAGTGCACTTAAATATAGTTCATAACAAGAGTGCAACCCGAGCAGAAACAAGCTGCCCCTCAGTAATGTTATGGAAAACCATATTCAGTTTTTGGGACACGAACAATTAAGATCCTACATAGTAAGAGAGCAGCTAAACTAGCATTTCATCAATAGGTCTGAAATCGAGTCCTAAGTACTACCCTGTTCAGCTTCGAGACACGAACAATTATGATCCTATGTAGTAGGAGGCCAGCTAAACTAGCATTCCATGACTACCCACTGGATTGGAAATTCAGTCACAACTGCTACATTTTCAGCTTCGATACAACAACTGTTAACATCCTACAAGGTGCCATTCAGTAATCCTAATATCCTAGCAAGAATACCAACAGTCAAACAAGTATAAATGTTTGGAAATGTTGCAATATATGCCACCGAAATGCCGACCCGCTGTCATTATGCCTCTTAAATTTCTGAGCAAATGACAATAAGCACTATGTGCTAAAGTAGCATTTCACTACTATCCTACTATCCGAGCAAGAATACCAGCAGCTACATTCAGGTTTCACACACAAACAATCAAGACCCTACAATGTGCCATTTCCCATTTGGTCATCCAACCAAGAACAGCAGCATCCAGAAAATTAAAATGGAACATATTTTCCTCTGAGGAGCAAACAAGGAATAACTGCAACCTACGCCATGGAAACGTTAATCCACTGGCATATTAACCACTATACTGGAAAGTGAGTCCTAAATGCTGCCCTGTTCAGTTTTGAGACACCAGCAGTTAAGATCCTACTAGTATGAGACCAGCCAAAACTAGCACTCCACTACTGCCCACTAGATTGGAAATCCAGTCATAAGT
The Aegilops tauschii subsp. strangulata cultivar AL8/78 chromosome 3, Aet v6.0, whole genome shotgun sequence genome window above contains:
- the LOC109738396 gene encoding E3 ubiquitin-protein ligase SINA-like 10, producing the protein MAEEPSVKRTKTEDLGAGSEPDAATPAAAEEERPGGEVTVKIQSKALCCRICSEPLKPPIFKCAAGHVLCSQCPEKLREVGHVLRLGTFCALCCKSTSYSRCVELEQFIDAMKVPCSNQTYGCNEYVSYQQKEKHESSCPHAPCYCPEDDCAFKAPACCLLDHFVTAHGWSPTNLGYNKPLKILLARDRRFTLLVGEDMSLFLLINTLTSIGSALAVVCVRPHESEPSYSCNISAAHGVAGGKTDGRLVFQKDPHVSSSSLAGGVQMGNFFLLVPLEFAETSSGELTVHIRIDRVAS